One Pocillopora verrucosa isolate sample1 chromosome 10, ASM3666991v2, whole genome shotgun sequence genomic window carries:
- the LOC131768735 gene encoding major facilitator superfamily domain-containing protein 6-like yields the protein MRNSFCPKFIRVNRKLLVSKVFYFCYWGAVGSFFPLLGVYFKQLGMNPSLSGILVGCRPMVEFFSAPLLGSLADRLNKRKLLMIFSLMCWISFNFSLAFIKPAPVTCRKYFILTENVSQIVDGETSEIKDFLAPNTPDKKEPEFKAKSSLVYDREGVHQVFLVLLFLTVVGEFFSAPAITLADSATLGMLGENKELYGRQRMWGSLGWGTAMFLLGFVIDSISGVEVCGEIISQNYTVGFYFFFVFMVCALTVATRFTFPNKEKLELDEGLRGEGSGLYRILLSVRYGTFLLVTFFLGFGVGLIFTFLFWHLEDLGGPPTLFGIASLIDHISEIACYFNVGRLIGCVGHIRVLYVGLLGNLIRFVYISFLNNPWLVLPLEILQGMTHAAVWAACTSYVGRIAPPGYATSAQGILQGLHHGLGRGCGAIIGGVLIHQFGTKMTFRAYGIVSLFVLVLFATIQKILGPDERMSNGIRPNQLNMKTKAKQSPDNSPEVDSPPSVVAPLMPGLFSHRNMEDPKFGVVGRHIQPRSSTS from the coding sequence atgagaaattcaTTTTGTCCCAAGTTCATTCGCGTGAACAGGAAGCTTTTAGTGTCCAaggtattttatttttgttactggGGAGCCGTTGGTTCGTTTTTCCCACTTCTAGGAGTGTATTTTAAGCAGCTGGGAATGAACCCAAGTTTAAGCGGCATTCTAGTTGGCTGCCGTCCGATGGTGGAATTTTTCAGCGCGCCACTTCTAGGATCTCTGGCCGACCGTTTGAACAAGCGGAaacttttgatgatattttcgCTGATGTGTTGGATTTCCTTCAACTTCTCGTTGGCTTTTATAAAACCAGCACCTGTTACGTGtaggaaatatttcattctCACCGAAAATGTATCGCAAATTGTTGACGGAGAGACATCAGAGATCAAAGATTTCCTCGCGCCTAACACCCCGGACAAAAAAGAGCCCGAATTCAAAGCCAAGAGTTCTTTAGTTTATGATCGTGAAGGAGTACACCAAGTATTTTTAGTCCTACTCTTTTTAACGGTCGTGGGAGAATTTTTCTCGGCTCCAGCCATAACACTGGCAGACTCAGCAACTCTTGGGATGCTAGGAGAGAACAAAGAACTTTACGGGCGCCAGCGCATGTGGGGAAGCCTTGGATGGGGAACAGCCATGTTTCTTTTAGGTTTTGTCATCGATAGCATCAGTGGAGTTGAAGTTTGTGGTGAAATAATCAGCCAGAATTACACGGTTggcttttatttctttttcgttttcatggTGTGCGCCTTGACTGTGGCTACCCGCTTCACCTtcccaaacaaagaaaaattagaattggACGAAGGACTTCGGGGCGAAGGATCCGGACTATACCGCATTCTGCTATCAGTGCGATACGGTACGTTTTTACTCGTGACATTTTTCTTAGGTTTTGGAGTCGGCCtcattttcacttttcttttctggCATCTTGAAGACCTCGGTGGTCCGCCGACTCTGTTCGGGATAGCTTCGTTGATCGATCATATTTCGGAAATCGCGTGTTATTTCAATGTGGGTCGCCTCATTGGCTGCGTTGGTCACATTCGCGTCCTCTACGTCGGCCTTTTGGGGAATTTAATTCGTTTTGTGTACATTTCGTTCTTAAACAATCCATGGTTAGTGCTTCCTCTGGAAATTTTGCAAGGAATGACACATGCTGCAGTGTGGGCAGCTTGCACAAGCTATGTAGGTCGCATTGCACCCCCTGGATACGCGACCTCCGCTCAAGGCATTTTACAAGGATTGCATCACGGCTTAGGGAGGGGATGCGGCGCGATAATAGGTGGTGTGCTTATACACCAGTTTGGTACCAAAATGACATTTAGAGCTTATGGAATTGTCAGTCTGTTTGTCTTAGTGTTGTTTGCAACCATTCAGAAAATTCTTGGACCGGACGAAAGAATGAGTAACGGGATAAGGCCGAATCAGTTGAACATGAAGACCAAGGCTAAACAGAGTCCAGATAATAGCCCTGAGGTTGACTCTCCGCCCTCGGTTGTAGCTCCACTCATGCCAGGCCTTTTCTCTCATCGGAATATGGAGGATCCTAAATTTGGAGTAGTAGGAAGGCACATCCAGCCCAGAAGTAGCACCAGCTGA
- the LOC131768756 gene encoding transmembrane and ubiquitin-like domain-containing protein 1: MAPSIIEGIDNEVLFVVSVLATLLTMLLVHLVYNSNATNRTATEHVFESNISSDPNQSGSFYPTDRADENTSQEQGSAQEVDSENIGLSQTTTTPLYDDTHDRSASQPENDRVRQRGPTQSTSDASGQQGPTEEPISIRVKFMENQRNLSVNRSIAVGELKRLCFQNELNNGMRVRLIYNGKLLQDDSAPVSFYGVADQSVIHAQISDAQRVPGEHSGRQDEEGLIFSMDPSKLFLPILAIILILCWYGLFNYRHLFSAASVIILIFMTLAFGFLVYVVTS, translated from the exons ATGGCACCTTCTATTATCGAAGGAATTGATAATGAAGTTCTTTTCGTGGTTAGCGTTCTGGCGACTCTTTTGACGATGCTTTTAGTTCACTTGGTGTATAATTCAAATGCAACGAATCGCACCGCAACAGAACATGtatttgaatcaaacatttcgTCAGATCCTAACCAAAGTGGTTCTTTTTACCCTACTGATCGTGCCGATGAGAACACAAGTCAGGAACAAG GATCAGCACAAGAGGTTGACTCAGAGAATATTGGACTCagtcaaacaacaacaacaccattATATGATGATACTCATGATAGGTCAGCGTCACAACCAGAGAATGACAGAGTGCGCCAGAGAGGACCGACTCAAAGCACATCTGATGCTAGTGGCCAACAAGGTCCCACTGAAGAACCTATATCAATCCGTGTCAAATTCATGGAGAATCAAAGGAATTTATCTGTAAATAGAAGTATAGCAGTTGGAGAATTGAAAAG GTTATGTTTTCAGAATGAACTTAACAATGGGATGAGGGTGCGTCTCATATACAACGGAAAACTTCTTCAAGATGACTCCGCTCCAGTCTCTTTTTATGGAGTCGCCGATCAGTCCGTGATCCACGCCCAAATATCTGATGCACAGAGGGTACCAGGGGAACATTCGGGTAGACAAGATGAGGAAGGGTTAATATTCTCAATGGACCCTTCAAAGCTCTTCCTTCCTATCTTGGCAATTATTCTTATACTCTGCTGGTACGGATTATTTAATTACAGGCATCTGTTCAGTGCTGCATCAGTAATCATTCTAATTTTTATGACACTTGCATTTGGCTTTTTAGTGTACGTCGTAACGTCTTAA
- the LOC131768715 gene encoding costars family protein ABRACL-like, with the protein MNVEHEVKLLVQEMKRLGKPNSDGKITVKFGVLFSDDRCANIFEALVGTLKAAKKKKIVTYAGELLLQGVHDDVDIILLVDEE; encoded by the exons ATGAATGTGGAACATGAAGTGAAACTTTTAGTGCAGGAAATGAAAAGACTTGGGAAACCAAATTCTGATGGCAAGATAACAGTCAAGTTTGGAGTGCTATTTAGTGATGATCGTTGTGCCAACATCTTTGAAG cccTTGTGGGAACTTTGAAAGCAGCTAAGAAGAAGAAGATTGTGACTTATGCAGGGGAATTACTTCTCCAAGGTGTACATGATGATGTGGACATTATACTGCTGGTGGATGAAGAATAG
- the LOC131768714 gene encoding protein adenylyltransferase SelO, mitochondrial, whose product MSCYILPRKLLSSCVFNNCSYVHRGKTCCSTLTSYLKHFISTSSEGSLKFGLKMATLETLHMDNVALRSLPIDQELKNYVRQVSGACFSRVEPTPVENPSTVAFSSSAMSLLDLSEDELQRDDFAEFFSGNKILPGAEPSAHCYCGHQFGYFSGQLGDGATMYLGEVVNGRGERWEMQFKGAGLTPYSRQADGRKVLRSSIREFLCSEAMYFLGIPTTRAGSCVTSDTRIIRDIFYDGNPIRERCTIILRIAPTFIRFGSFEIFKPTDPMTGRKGPSEGRTDILTQLLDYTVQTFFPQVVTDDREETYFAFFTEVVRLTARLVALWQCVGFCHGVLNTDNMSILGLTIDYGPFGFMDHYDPEHVCNASDDQGRYRYEAQPEICKWNLFKLGEAIKDALPLERSKAAVEEIYDVEYKQTYMNKMRLKLGLLKRELPEDEDLVKSLLETMHKTGADFTNCFRCLHRISLLSSTEGDDSDENVLEYLLSQCQTVDDLKKASKPFLGAREFQMLMTLLQTSPSLLQQLGNGASLIQKELERRERVQQMNELKPDEKRGKDRQLWKDWIDQYRLRLNADFENGPDHEKANKERVETMKSNNPRFILRNYIAQNAISAAEKGDFTEVRRVLKLLENPYSDDTDTELTQQSNRESGFQEASEASCSAEEYFSYDSKPPGWATDLRVT is encoded by the exons ATGAGTTGCTACATTTTACCACGAAAATTGTTGTCATCTTGTGTTTTTAATAATTGTAGTTATGTTCATCGAGGGAAAACTTGTTGCTCTACCTTGACCTCGTATTTGAAGCATTTTATTTCCACAAGCTCAGAGGGATCATTGAAATTTGGACTCAAAATGGCAACTTTGGAAACTCTTCACATGGACAACGTAGCGCTGAGGTCGTTGCCAATTGACCAGGAGCTGAAAAATTACGTAAGGCAGGTTTCAGGAGCATGCTTCTCTCGTGTTGAGCCAACTCCGGTGGAAAATCCCTCAACGGTGGCTTTTTCTAGCAGTGCAATGTCTCTGTTGGATTTATCAGAAGATGAGTTACAGCGAGATGACTTCGCAGAATTTTTCAGTGGAAATAAGATATTACCTGGCGCGGAACCATCAGCTCATTGCTATTGCGGTCATCAGTTCGGATATTTTTCTGGTCAGCTAGGGGATGGGGCGACTAT GTATCTTGGTGAGGTGGTGAATGGGAGAGGAGAAAGGTGGGAGATGCAGTTCAAGGGTGCTGGTCTCACGCCATATTCCAGACAGGCAGATGGCAGAAAAGTGCTGCGATCCAGCATACGAGAATTTCTTTGTAGTGAG GCAATGTACTTTTTAGGAATTCCAACCACAAGAG CTGGTAGCTGTGTGACTTCGGATACGAGGATAATCAGAGACATATTTTATGATGGAAACCCCATCAGAGAAAGATGTACCATTATTCTAAGGATTGCCCCAACATTTATCAG gTTTGGCTCTTTTGAGATATTTAAACCAACAGACCCAATGACTGGACGTAAAGGCCCAAGTGAGGGACGTACAGATATTCTTACTCAGCTTCTTGATTATAcagttcaaacatttttcccACAG gTGGTCACAGATGACAGGGAGGAGACATACTTTGCTTTCTTCACAGAAGTTGTTAGGCTTACTGCAAGACTTGTGGCTCTGTGGCAGTGTGTAGGATTTTGTCATGG GGTGCTTAACACAGATAACATGAGTATTCTTGGTTTGACAATTGATTATGGTCCATTCGGATTTATGGATCATTATGATCCTGAGCATGTCTGCAATGCATCAG ATGACCAAGGCAGGTATCGCTATGAGGCTCAACCTGAGATCTGCAAGTGGAATTTGTTCAAGTTAGGAGAGGCTATTAAAGACGCACTTCCTTTGGAAAGGTCAAAGGCTGCTGTGGAAGAGAT CTATGATGTGGAGTACAAGCAAACCTATATGAATAAAATGAGACTAAAG cttggcTTATTGAAAAGAGAGCTACCAGAGGATGA GGATCTGGTGAAAAGTCTTTTGGAAACTATGCACAAGACAG GTGCTGATTTTACCAATTGTTTTAGATGCCTTCACAGAATCTCATTGCTAAGTAGCACTGAAGGCGATGACAG TGATGAAAATGTTCTGGAGTACCTATTGTCCCAGTGTCAAACAGTGGATGACTTGAAGAAAGCTTCAAAACCATTCCTTGGGGCAAG agAATTTCAGATGCTGATGACACTTCTTCAGACTAGCCCCAGTCTCCTGCAGCAATTAGGAAATGGAGCATCTTTGATTCAAAAGGAGCTAGAAAGGAGAGAGAGGGTTCAGCAGATGAAT gAGTTAAAACCTGATGAAAAGAGAGGCAAAGACAGGCAACTGTGGAAAGATTGGATTGATCAATACAG gttGCGTCTTAATGCAGATTTTGAAAATGGACCAGATCATGAGAAA gcAAACAAGGAGAGAGTTGAAACAATGAAATCTAATAATCCAAG ATTTATCCTCAGGAATTATATTGCTCAAAATGCCATTTCTGCAGCAGAGAAGGGAGACTTTACAGAG GTTCGAAGAGTTCTAAAGCTTCTTGAAAACCCTTACAGTGACGACACTGACACTGAACTAACCCAACAGTCAAATAGAGAGAGTGGCTTCCAAGAGGCATCAGAAGCAAGCTGCAGTGCTGAGGAATATTTTAGTTATGACAGTAAACCACCAGGTTGGGCTACTGATTTAAGGGTGACCTGA
- the LOC131768757 gene encoding prostaglandin E synthase 3 has protein sequence MGEVNTLSPSTKWAQRKDKIFLTIELADCQNPDIVLKSDTLQFSSKGGKDQKTYTLNLEFYGEVDPGKSKQHITARELSFSLAKKEEGPYWPKLLKDAKKPSFLHTDFNKWRDEDDSEEEDTGMDDDFEAMMSKMGGHGAGAGAESFDPGDVDGSEDSDDEELPDLES, from the exons ATGGGTGAAGTCAA CACACTTTCTCCGTCGACGAAATGGGCACAGCGAAAAGACAAAATCTTCCTTACGATCGAACTGGCCGATTGTCAAAACCCAGACATAGTCCTCAAATCCGATACTTTACAATTCAG TTCTAAAGGAGGAAAAGATCAAAAAACATATACGTTGAATCTAGAATTCTACGGCGAGGTTGACCCAGGG AAATCAAAACAGCATATAACTGCAAGGGAGCTCTCTTTTTCTCTCGCAAAGAAAGAGGAAGGTCCCTATTGGCCAAAACTTCTCAAAGATGCAAAGAAG CCAAGTTTTCTTCATACTGATTTTAACAAATGGAGAGATGAGGATGACTCAGAGGAAGAAGACACAGGAATGGATGATGATTTTGAAGCT ATGATGAGTAAGATGGGAGGACATGGTGCAGGTGCAGGTGCAGAG AGCTTTGATCCAGGAGATGTAGATGGGTCAGAAGACAGTGACGATGAAG AACTACCAGACTTGGAGAGCTGA
- the LOC131768703 gene encoding 40-kDa huntingtin-associated protein → MDREFDVIGQYRAITAKLKRRFLKKPNVSEASGQFGALAKELKRQDCPQYAGFCSLAKARCENTLSNGTGEVEALTEAARLFLEAEKNSVELRCPAFEEHLTEAIHLFNQAIKTHCAQGNSALGACLCLEIGDALRHMNRPHEAMVHYQHAAELQHQNPIDALQSMTLVASCKIDTGDFDGALSVLTEMAYHAEERGTMSQQGKLKGPYQEILAHCEIGRILLLMLLQPTPQRIRPQHAQILEKYSEDSDPAENPVDYMNKDLFLLLQSVVMVCQLHDVDALKELEKELWTYLDPEQQHLLHLITLKLSKKGE, encoded by the exons ATGGATCGTGAATTTGACGTGATAGGACAATACCGTGCGATTACTGCGAAGCTAAAAAGGCGTTTTCTGAAAAAACCTAATGTCTCTGAGGCAAGTGGTCAGTTTGGTGCTCTTGCAAAGGAGTTGAAACGACAGGACTGTCCACAATATGCTGGTTTCTGTAGTCTTGCCAAGGCGAGATGTGAAAATACGCTGTCTAATGGAACGGGGGAAGTCGAGGCGCTTACTGAAGCTGCACGTCTGTTTTTAGAAGCAGAGAAAAATTCCGTGGAGTTGAGGTGTCCAGCGTTCGAGGAACACTTGACTGAAGCTATACATCTCTTCAATCAGGCTATTAAAACTCACTGTGCTCAGGGTAATTCAGCGCTAGGAGCTTGTTTGTGCCTAGAAATAGGCGATGCCTTGAGACATATGAACCGGCCCCATGAAGCTATGGTCCATTATCAACATGCTGCTGAGTTACAGCATCAGAATCCCATTGATGCCCTGCAGTCAATGACTTTGGTAGCCTCATGTAAAATTGATACAG GTGATTTTGATGGTGCCTTGTCTGTATTAACTGAAATGGCTTACCATGCAGAAGAAAGAGGAACCATGAGCCAACAGGGAAAGTTAAAGGGACCATACCAAGAGATTTTAGCCCACTGTGAGATTGGACGTATTCTTCTGTTAATGTTACTTCAACCAACACCACAGAGAATTCGTCCTCAGCATGCTCAAATACTTGAGAAGTACTCAGAGGATTCAGATCCTGCTGAAAATCCTGTGGATTACATGAATAAAGATCTCTTCCTGTTGCTTCAGTCAGTGGTGATGGTATGTCAGTTGCATGATGTGGATGCTCTTAAAGAGCTAGAGAAAGAACTATGGACTTACCTTGATCCTGAGCAACAGCATCTTCTTCATCTTATCactttaaaattgtcaaagaaagGAGAATGA